The following are encoded together in the Pleurocapsa sp. FMAR1 genome:
- a CDS encoding OmpA/MotB family protein, giving the protein MNSFEHFEPDTELEEDNSGIWLSISDLMSGLLMFFALLFIVVQVQLQEYQELYKKLPLAIQQALHQKLGDKYAFEVDPETGGVTIGDSILFDEGSANLKPAGKLFLKEFIPVYSNIIFSDELFDRQITRVVIEGHTSSKGSDKANMELSLRRTLSVSDYIFSQQLNFDTKQQFKQKILASGRGEIDADKSKDNLSDRKVVFRF; this is encoded by the coding sequence ATGAACTCTTTTGAACACTTTGAACCAGATACAGAACTTGAAGAAGATAACTCAGGTATTTGGTTATCTATTAGCGATTTGATGTCTGGATTGTTGATGTTTTTTGCTTTGCTATTTATTGTTGTTCAAGTTCAACTTCAAGAATATCAAGAATTGTACAAAAAACTTCCTCTTGCAATTCAACAAGCACTTCACCAAAAACTGGGGGATAAATATGCTTTTGAAGTCGATCCAGAAACAGGAGGAGTAACTATTGGGGACAGCATTCTGTTCGATGAGGGAAGTGCAAATTTAAAACCAGCAGGAAAGCTTTTTCTAAAAGAATTTATACCTGTTTATAGCAATATAATTTTCTCAGATGAATTATTTGACCGCCAGATTACTCGTGTCGTTATAGAAGGTCATACTAGCTCTAAAGGCTCAGATAAAGCAAATATGGAATTAAGCCTTAGACGTACTTTGTCGGTATCAGATTATATCTTTTCTCAACAATTAAACTTCGATACTAAACAACAGTTTAAGCAAAAAATTCTGGCATCTGGCAGAGGTGAAATAGATGCAGACAAGAGCAAAGATAATCTAAGCGATCGCAAAGTTGTTTTCCGTTTTTAA
- a CDS encoding LmeA family phospholipid-binding protein, whose product MSTPDIGEQALSKAVEIGLESQLDKVDNLDVDIRADPLELAQGKLESVIVDGKGMVMKKELRAERVILQTDSINIDPLKAALGKIKLETSTNAETKIVLLESDLQQAFNSEYIKDKLKNQKVNLDGETVTVNASNVKFALPGEGKISLKAELEIVESQQTKQIALLAKPTINEQGNKIVIEDVEYPDGENTDPQLTDALLRSTEELLDLRNFELGKMTLHIDRLDIGQGKMTMAARTTIQEFPNS is encoded by the coding sequence GTGAGTACACCAGATATTGGCGAACAAGCACTTAGTAAGGCAGTAGAAATTGGATTAGAAAGTCAGCTAGACAAAGTAGACAATTTGGATGTAGATATAAGAGCAGATCCCCTAGAATTGGCTCAAGGAAAGCTAGAATCTGTGATCGTCGACGGCAAAGGTATGGTGATGAAAAAAGAGCTAAGAGCAGAGAGAGTAATTTTACAGACCGATAGTATAAATATCGATCCTCTTAAAGCTGCCCTTGGCAAGATTAAGTTAGAGACTTCTACTAATGCTGAAACTAAAATAGTTTTATTAGAATCTGATTTACAGCAAGCCTTCAATTCTGAATATATCAAGGATAAGCTCAAAAATCAAAAAGTGAATTTGGACGGTGAAACAGTTACCGTCAACGCAAGTAATGTGAAGTTTGCTTTACCAGGAGAGGGAAAAATTAGCCTCAAGGCAGAACTTGAAATAGTCGAGTCGCAACAAACAAAGCAGATTGCTCTTTTAGCCAAACCAACTATAAATGAACAGGGTAATAAAATTGTTATCGAAGACGTAGAGTATCCTGATGGTGAGAACACAGATCCTCAACTAACAGACGCTTTGTTGCGTAGCACTGAAGAATTATTAGATCTACGAAATTTTGAACTTGGTAAAATGACTTTACACATCGATCGACTTGATATAGGTCAAGGAAAAATGACTATGGCTGCTCGCACCACAATTCAAGAGTTTCCTAATAGTTGA
- a CDS encoding CocE/NonD family hydrolase, producing the protein MVKIIKQTASMQTRDGVRLDADIYRPDTDEELPILLMRQPYGREIASTVVYAHPRWYAAQGYIVVIQDVRGRGTSGGEFDLFTHEVADGLDTINWVSQLPNSTGKVGMYGFSYQGMTQLYTAVHQPECLKAIAPAMVAYDLYADWAYENGAFCLYANLAWAIQLAGETARLKGDEAAYLELRAASGNLPLNGSIPANPELMERLAPDSFYHQWLNNPDPTAEYWQRRCLRLASQSPKYLLANVNIPMLHVGGWFDPYLRGTLNLYRAMTAKSKQPQHLLVGPWAHLPWGRKLGAVDYGIEAQNPLDEIQIRWFDHWLKGKDTGLLEESPISLFEMGSNQWREFDYFADNLKIYYLASDGLASMREDSGMLWEYEEAIAESISPSGLLETNLTEQVTEFANNTDVLVHDPWRPVPALGGHASYPGGSFERSGLDCRSDILTYTSAPLDADLHIAGAITVEVYCTVEYASFDLCAVLSTVDADGRVFNFTQGYLRVASPAQDTNIVSIPLQATCMCINQTQSLRLSLSAACFPAYPVNPGTGKLPHESRLIDMQIITLSIHSGVDYPSQIKLSVANL; encoded by the coding sequence ATGGTCAAAATAATTAAACAAACAGCATCAATGCAAACTAGGGACGGAGTAAGATTAGATGCAGATATCTATCGTCCCGATACTGATGAAGAATTACCGATACTGTTAATGCGTCAGCCCTATGGCAGGGAAATTGCCTCTACAGTAGTTTATGCTCATCCTCGTTGGTATGCAGCCCAAGGCTATATTGTGGTAATTCAAGATGTACGAGGTAGAGGAACATCGGGCGGTGAGTTCGATCTGTTTACCCATGAAGTTGCTGATGGCTTAGATACAATTAACTGGGTATCGCAGTTACCGAACAGTACAGGTAAAGTAGGGATGTACGGTTTTTCCTATCAGGGGATGACGCAGCTATATACTGCGGTGCATCAGCCAGAGTGTTTAAAGGCGATCGCACCTGCTATGGTAGCTTACGATCTTTATGCCGACTGGGCTTACGAAAACGGAGCATTTTGTTTGTATGCTAATTTAGCCTGGGCAATTCAGCTAGCGGGGGAAACTGCAAGGCTCAAAGGAGATGAAGCAGCATATTTAGAATTACGCGCTGCTTCGGGTAACTTGCCGTTAAATGGCTCGATTCCCGCCAATCCTGAACTGATGGAGAGGCTAGCCCCCGATTCTTTTTATCACCAGTGGTTAAACAACCCCGATCCCACGGCGGAGTATTGGCAAAGGCGATGCCTTCGGCTAGCTTCGCAATCGCCTAAATACCTTCTAGCCAACGTCAACATTCCGATGCTGCACGTTGGCGGTTGGTTCGATCCCTACCTACGGGGTACATTAAATCTGTATCGAGCCATGACAGCCAAAAGTAAACAACCACAGCATCTTTTAGTAGGGCCTTGGGCGCATCTTCCCTGGGGAAGAAAACTTGGGGCGGTAGATTACGGCATCGAAGCTCAAAATCCCCTTGATGAAATTCAAATACGCTGGTTTGATCATTGGCTCAAAGGCAAAGACACAGGACTATTAGAAGAGTCACCGATTTCCCTATTTGAAATGGGTAGTAATCAATGGCGCGAATTCGATTATTTTGCTGATAACTTGAAAATTTATTACTTAGCTAGCGATGGTTTAGCAAGTATGCGAGAAGACAGCGGAATGCTCTGGGAATACGAAGAAGCGATCGCAGAATCTATTTCTCCCAGTGGATTATTAGAAACTAACTTAACTGAACAAGTGACAGAATTTGCTAATAATACCGATGTTTTAGTTCACGATCCTTGGCGACCAGTACCTGCATTAGGAGGACACGCTAGTTATCCTGGTGGCTCTTTTGAGCGTTCTGGTTTGGACTGTCGTTCAGATATTCTTACCTATACTTCTGCACCTTTAGACGCAGATTTACATATTGCTGGAGCAATAACTGTAGAAGTTTACTGTACCGTAGAATATGCTAGTTTCGATCTTTGTGCAGTACTGTCAACAGTTGATGCTGATGGTAGAGTATTTAATTTTACCCAAGGTTATCTTCGAGTAGCTTCTCCTGCTCAAGATACGAACATAGTTTCTATTCCTCTTCAGGCTACCTGTATGTGCATTAACCAAACTCAGAGCTTACGTTTAAGCCTTAGTGCTGCCTGTTTTCCTGCCTATCCTGTTAATCCTGGTACGGGTAAGCTGCCTCATGAATCTCGTTTGATAGATATGCAGATAATTACTTTGTCAATTCATTCTGGTGTTGATTATCCATCCCAAATTAAGTTATCGGTTGCTAATCTTTAA
- a CDS encoding orange carotenoid protein N-terminal domain-containing protein: protein MATAASDQNVTQALNSYNGLSTDEKLALLWYVYTKMGESVTPAAPGAAADEIAGGLFNQVKELSQEEQLEVQRQIIEGQDSLISREYGSLSENTKLYFWYRLAQGMEAGTIIPVPDDYKPAGSVTELLSQTEQMEFEQQITFLRDAVVNAGAEPKSGAGI from the coding sequence ATGGCTACAGCAGCTTCAGATCAAAACGTCACCCAAGCATTAAACAGCTACAATGGCTTATCCACAGACGAAAAATTAGCTTTGCTTTGGTATGTCTATACTAAAATGGGAGAATCTGTAACTCCCGCAGCACCAGGAGCAGCAGCAGACGAGATTGCTGGAGGATTGTTCAATCAAGTAAAAGAATTATCTCAAGAAGAACAGTTGGAAGTACAGCGCCAGATTATTGAAGGACAAGACAGCCTGATTTCTCGTGAATACGGCTCTTTAAGCGAAAATACGAAGCTATATTTTTGGTATCGTTTGGCTCAAGGAATGGAGGCTGGAACTATTATTCCTGTACCCGACGATTACAAACCTGCTGGTAGTGTAACAGAATTGCTATCTCAAACAGAACAAATGGAATTTGAACAGCAAATTACTTTCTTAAGAGATGCAGTGGTTAATGCTGGTGCAGAACCAAAATCTGGTGCAGGAATCTAG
- the accB gene encoding acetyl-CoA carboxylase biotin carboxyl carrier protein: protein MSINFQELRDLLKAISQTDITELTLKNSDFELVVKKQTGQSAVSIPQATVAPSTAVESINIPGAIGSQTVATPEVAPITPTVDDKKWVDITSPMVGIFYSAPAPDEDSFAAVGDRINKGDTVCIIEAMKLMNEIEGEVSGRVMEISVQNGEPVEFGQVLMRVDPG from the coding sequence GTGTCTATAAATTTTCAAGAACTTCGTGATTTGCTAAAGGCGATCTCTCAAACTGATATTACAGAGTTAACTCTCAAAAATAGCGATTTTGAATTGGTTGTCAAAAAACAAACAGGGCAAAGTGCAGTTTCTATTCCTCAAGCTACTGTCGCACCTTCCACTGCTGTTGAGTCAATAAATATCCCTGGAGCGATCGGCAGTCAAACTGTGGCTACCCCAGAAGTAGCACCTATTACTCCTACCGTAGATGACAAAAAATGGGTAGATATTACATCGCCTATGGTAGGGATATTTTATTCTGCCCCTGCTCCAGATGAAGACTCTTTTGCTGCCGTAGGCGATCGCATTAATAAAGGAGATACGGTCTGTATTATTGAAGCGATGAAGCTAATGAACGAAATAGAAGGAGAAGTATCAGGACGAGTTATGGAAATATCTGTCCAAAATGGCGAACCAGTAGAGTTTGGGCAAGTTTTGATGAGAGTCGATCCAGGATAA
- a CDS encoding LmeA family phospholipid-binding protein, which produces MEILTIVLAGLLSLTSSGGTILDSVAAHRIKSQIISSQKQAIRIDNTPNYQIAQGKLSKVRIAARDLKVKPNLEIAVLELETDPLDVDLAKLNFNNIGELRESLKQPLQGAGKLVLTEANLNQALESPEILAKLSKNLNRLIARRAGSTNIAYQLRDLQVALLPANRLRVKFKLNRPVNNFEVDETAKGSLSRPSRELAIALELKIRVFKGKTIRITEPQGTVNGRPMSSRLLNGFAEGISDRLDLDSLQADGILARVLQLEIDEDKLKLVGFLKLETKGSQLSSKEIKAIP; this is translated from the coding sequence ATGGAAATTCTGACAATAGTGCTAGCTGGGTTGCTGTCTCTGACCTCAAGTGGAGGCACAATTTTGGATTCTGTAGCTGCTCATCGAATTAAGTCCCAAATTATTAGTTCTCAAAAGCAAGCAATTAGAATTGACAACACTCCTAATTATCAAATTGCTCAAGGAAAATTATCAAAAGTTAGAATTGCTGCTAGAGACTTAAAAGTTAAGCCCAATCTAGAAATTGCAGTTTTAGAACTGGAAACAGATCCCTTAGATGTTGATTTAGCAAAATTAAATTTTAATAACATCGGTGAATTAAGAGAGTCTTTGAAGCAGCCTTTACAGGGAGCGGGGAAACTAGTCTTAACCGAAGCTAATCTGAATCAAGCTCTAGAATCTCCTGAAATTTTGGCAAAATTGTCAAAAAACCTCAATCGCCTTATAGCTCGTAGGGCTGGTTCAACAAATATTGCCTATCAATTACGAGATCTTCAGGTGGCATTACTCCCTGCAAATCGCTTAAGAGTCAAATTTAAATTAAATAGACCCGTAAATAATTTCGAAGTCGATGAAACTGCCAAAGGTTCTCTTTCTAGACCTAGTAGGGAATTAGCGATCGCCTTGGAATTGAAAATCAGAGTTTTTAAGGGTAAAACAATTCGCATTACCGAGCCACAAGGAACTGTAAACGGTCGTCCTATGTCATCCAGGCTACTTAATGGTTTTGCCGAAGGCATTAGCGATCGCCTTGATTTAGACTCTCTACAAGCAGACGGAATCTTAGCTCGTGTCTTACAATTAGAGATCGACGAGGATAAACTAAAGTTAGTTGGCTTCCTCAAGCTGGAAACAAAAGGATCACAATTGTCTTCAAAGGAGATAAAAGCAATTCCCTAA
- a CDS encoding GerMN domain-containing protein: MQDQNKNRFSLPVVAVITGIILAAGGGAAWWAKSSLERDASKTQPHPSPIVEDQTPSAPKPITQEKVVQICWLNPQGNKIELVSKTMTFEKSVKSEQVLETAFKTLLSSPPEDSQYTTAIPQGTKLLGLTVDKKGIDLNLSKEFVAGGGSAAMSSRLAQIIYTATSSNPDVPVWINVEGKPLKTLGQEGLIINQPMTRQDFKNNFTL, translated from the coding sequence ATGCAGGATCAAAATAAAAATCGCTTTTCTCTGCCTGTGGTAGCAGTAATCACGGGGATTATTCTGGCTGCGGGGGGAGGTGCTGCTTGGTGGGCAAAATCTTCTTTAGAGCGAGACGCTAGTAAAACTCAGCCCCATCCTTCTCCCATAGTAGAAGACCAAACACCAAGCGCGCCCAAACCCATTACGCAAGAAAAAGTTGTCCAGATTTGCTGGCTCAATCCCCAAGGAAACAAGATTGAATTGGTTTCTAAGACGATGACTTTTGAAAAGTCGGTTAAATCTGAGCAAGTCTTAGAAACTGCTTTTAAAACTTTGTTATCTAGTCCACCTGAAGACTCTCAATACACTACGGCTATTCCTCAAGGAACTAAGTTATTGGGTTTAACTGTAGATAAAAAAGGCATTGACCTGAACTTATCTAAAGAATTTGTTGCTGGTGGCGGTAGTGCCGCTATGAGCAGTAGATTAGCCCAAATTATTTATACGGCTACTAGCTCAAATCCTGATGTTCCTGTCTGGATTAATGTTGAAGGAAAACCGCTTAAAACATTAGGTCAAGAAGGATTGATAATTAATCAACCTATGACTAGACAAGATTTTAAAAATAACTTTACTCTGTAA
- a CDS encoding glycosyltransferase family 2 protein, with protein MNPEVSIIIPTYNSENYIAKALKSVLNQTYSNFEIILIDDASSDSTVDIARSFNDKRLKIIANKYNRGVSYGRNCGIKQAKGQWIALLDSDDWYAPQRLERLLSVAKKRCVDMIADNLLLIQEQATKYWSTLLQENAQDLSSAKLINAVEFVTSDRPSSIGAKRNWSLGYLKPLIRKEFLIKNNIWYDEALNVGEDFSFYLECLRHRGRFYLIPEAYYYYQTRSLSLSTRKPTEYLSQSCEITQRFINQENCVSTDSKLLEALAQNLAAFERRLAYHHLLENIMSKKIQRIYQQIVEKPYLLADVTSRLLYVFVNKLASKLDLKKVYQNINASYPKKPIFTSEISK; from the coding sequence ATGAATCCAGAAGTATCGATAATAATCCCCACTTACAATAGCGAGAATTATATTGCTAAAGCTTTAAAATCTGTTTTGAATCAAACCTACAGTAATTTTGAAATAATATTGATTGATGATGCCTCAAGCGACTCTACGGTGGATATTGCCCGTAGCTTTAACGATAAAAGACTCAAAATAATTGCCAATAAATACAATCGCGGCGTGAGTTATGGACGCAACTGTGGCATCAAACAAGCAAAAGGACAGTGGATTGCACTTTTGGATTCTGATGATTGGTATGCACCTCAGCGACTTGAAAGGTTATTGTCTGTAGCGAAAAAACGCTGTGTAGACATGATTGCAGATAATTTGTTGCTTATTCAAGAGCAAGCAACAAAGTATTGGAGTACCCTTTTGCAAGAAAATGCACAGGATCTATCTTCTGCAAAACTGATTAATGCTGTAGAATTTGTGACAAGCGATCGCCCATCTTCTATTGGTGCTAAACGCAACTGGAGTCTCGGTTATCTAAAACCTCTAATTAGAAAAGAATTTTTAATTAAAAACAATATTTGGTACGATGAAGCTTTAAACGTTGGTGAAGATTTTAGTTTCTACTTGGAATGCTTAAGACATCGAGGACGTTTTTATCTTATTCCCGAAGCCTACTACTATTATCAAACTCGCTCTCTTTCTCTATCTACCAGAAAACCTACAGAATATCTATCTCAGTCTTGTGAAATAACTCAACGCTTTATCAATCAGGAAAACTGTGTCTCTACAGATAGTAAATTGCTTGAAGCTTTAGCTCAAAATTTAGCAGCTTTTGAAAGAAGATTGGCTTATCATCATTTATTAGAAAATATCATGAGCAAAAAAATACAGAGAATTTATCAACAGATAGTTGAGAAACCTTATCTTTTGGCAGATGTAACTAGTAGACTGCTTTATGTTTTCGTTAATAAATTGGCATCTAAACTAGATTTGAAGAAGGTTTATCAAAATATTAATGCTTCTTACCCTAAAAAACCAATTTTTACTTCTGAAATCTCGAAATAA
- a CDS encoding diacylglycerol kinase family protein has translation MKNTVIFEQKLAFGAENFEEPAFLTKDTLFWLQNGQKQQLALQDVVGVSLVEQEQIDFPCILVHTYLLTKTDHSARSQPRVLREYCFACPNLKVRSQWHRAIINTLRAKPVDAIVKPRHLQVVINPTSGKNKAAQIFEQVRPLFDKSNLKYTVTKTRSAADTKNLVHNLNLSDTDGLVIVGGDGTIHDAIADLMSRSDWETAIKLPLGIIPGGTGNGFCKTLLELSKEAYHPLNAAFLIAKGRQQTFDLATVKQNGKEYYYSFLSLAWGLISDADIESEKLKFLGSLRFDVYALMLISLLRTYKGRFSFIPHPECNIPSDKNISSQGEWRVIEADFIFLWAMNVPWAAEDMNVTPHAQLNDGAMDVLIMRQGTSRLELLKALLRCGKGQHLDLPHMEYYKVSAFRLEPLTDKGILVVDGEVVDYSPIEMKVVSDLACVNC, from the coding sequence ATGAAAAACACTGTCATATTTGAACAAAAGCTGGCTTTTGGGGCAGAAAATTTTGAAGAACCTGCATTTTTAACCAAAGACACTTTGTTTTGGCTGCAAAACGGTCAAAAACAACAGTTGGCTCTTCAAGACGTGGTGGGTGTTTCTTTAGTTGAGCAAGAACAAATAGATTTTCCCTGTATCTTAGTTCATACTTATCTTCTGACTAAAACCGATCATTCAGCTAGAAGCCAGCCAAGAGTGTTGCGTGAATACTGTTTTGCTTGTCCAAATTTAAAAGTGCGATCGCAATGGCACAGGGCAATTATCAATACACTAAGAGCAAAGCCTGTCGATGCCATCGTTAAACCCCGACATTTACAGGTTGTTATTAACCCCACTAGTGGTAAGAACAAAGCTGCTCAAATATTTGAGCAGGTACGTCCTCTTTTTGACAAGAGCAACCTAAAATATACCGTTACTAAAACCCGTAGTGCAGCAGATACCAAAAACTTAGTTCACAACTTAAACTTGTCAGATACAGACGGACTAGTTATTGTGGGAGGAGACGGCACAATTCATGATGCGATCGCTGATTTGATGAGTCGTTCAGATTGGGAAACGGCAATTAAACTCCCTTTAGGTATCATTCCTGGAGGCACAGGCAATGGCTTTTGCAAAACTTTATTGGAATTGTCTAAAGAAGCTTATCATCCTTTAAACGCTGCTTTTTTGATTGCTAAAGGTAGACAGCAAACCTTCGATCTGGCTACGGTCAAGCAAAATGGCAAAGAATACTATTATAGCTTTCTCTCTCTAGCTTGGGGATTGATTAGCGATGCTGATATTGAGTCGGAAAAGCTCAAGTTTTTAGGTTCTCTAAGGTTCGATGTATATGCCTTGATGCTGATTAGTTTATTACGCACCTATAAAGGTAGATTTTCTTTTATTCCTCATCCAGAATGCAATATTCCCTCAGACAAGAATATCTCTAGCCAAGGAGAATGGCGCGTAATTGAAGCTGATTTTATTTTTCTTTGGGCAATGAATGTGCCTTGGGCAGCCGAGGATATGAACGTTACGCCTCATGCCCAGTTAAACGATGGGGCGATGGATGTGCTAATTATGCGTCAAGGAACATCCCGTCTAGAATTACTCAAAGCCTTGTTGCGCTGCGGTAAAGGTCAACATTTAGATTTACCCCACATGGAATACTACAAAGTTAGTGCTTTTCGACTTGAGCCGTTAACTGACAAGGGTATTTTAGTGGTGGATGGTGAAGTTGTAGACTACTCACCCATCGAAATGAAGGTTGTTTCTGATTTAGCCTGCGTTAATTGTTGA
- a CDS encoding EH signature domain-containing protein, whose translation MKTIQQIKAVELVLTLVDPKLGAEHPGLINWLSQHYGSPVTNSRWNELSSEAKAAMRKWLGAVSYQDFQKLANLVLDRVSLEKHEHRRLKSRSGFWSNYSDRFERIQILLPESSVNILGNYLNNQDVSILLNDGSDPTEICVFDFGNWFVVEFFRGDGSETSIIRKDNENEQTLFHTQLSVKRLRCLERDIHDHEFCWQYFCEQLLRSKGIFPNDNIQDFEGLPDQHRKYNRQTGLPKPSSENMRRRDRSLEYWRQDIAELEREAKQYCDYKQT comes from the coding sequence TTGAAGACAATACAACAAATTAAAGCTGTAGAACTTGTACTTACTCTAGTTGATCCTAAACTTGGTGCAGAACATCCAGGATTGATTAATTGGTTAAGTCAACATTATGGTTCTCCTGTAACTAACTCTCGTTGGAATGAATTGTCTTCAGAAGCTAAAGCAGCAATGCGAAAGTGGCTTGGTGCAGTCAGCTATCAAGATTTCCAAAAATTAGCAAACCTTGTTTTAGATCGAGTAAGCTTAGAAAAACACGAACATAGACGATTGAAAAGCCGTAGTGGATTTTGGTCAAACTATAGCGATCGCTTTGAACGTATTCAGATTTTATTACCTGAAAGTTCAGTCAATATTTTAGGTAATTATCTTAACAATCAGGATGTCAGTATTTTACTAAATGATGGCAGCGACCCGACAGAAATATGCGTTTTTGACTTCGGTAATTGGTTTGTAGTTGAGTTTTTTCGTGGTGATGGTAGTGAAACTTCTATCATTAGAAAAGATAATGAAAATGAACAAACACTTTTTCACACTCAATTATCAGTTAAACGTCTTCGTTGCTTAGAACGCGATATTCACGATCATGAATTTTGCTGGCAATATTTCTGCGAACAATTACTAAGATCGAAAGGCATTTTTCCTAATGACAATATTCAGGATTTTGAAGGTTTACCCGATCAACATAGAAAATATAATCGACAAACAGGTTTACCTAAACCTTCATCCGAAAATATGAGGAGGCGCGATCGCAGTTTAGAATATTGGAGACAAGACATAGCTGAGTTAGAACGAGAAGCAAAACAATATTGCGACTACAAGCAAACATGA
- a CDS encoding nuclear transport factor 2 family protein: MTYTDTKEQPLTIEGIEESAIVNYFATINREEFELTAELFAEAGELLAPFEKPIIGRSAIASYLTKEAKGMQLLPKQGEKIIENDLEEIKVRGKVKTPLFSVNVAWHFSLNTQQQITQVQIKLLASPQELLGLQSKKQDK, from the coding sequence ATGACTTATACAGATACAAAAGAGCAACCTCTAACTATTGAGGGAATAGAAGAATCAGCTATTGTTAATTACTTTGCAACTATCAATAGAGAAGAGTTTGAATTAACTGCCGAACTATTTGCCGAAGCAGGAGAACTATTGGCACCCTTTGAAAAGCCTATCATAGGTAGAAGTGCGATCGCATCTTATTTGACTAAAGAAGCCAAAGGAATGCAGCTACTTCCAAAACAAGGAGAAAAAATAATTGAAAATGATCTTGAGGAAATAAAGGTAAGGGGAAAAGTTAAAACGCCTTTGTTTAGTGTTAATGTAGCCTGGCACTTTAGCTTAAATACTCAGCAGCAAATTACTCAAGTACAGATCAAATTACTAGCATCACCACAAGAATTACTAGGTTTACAGTCAAAAAAGCAAGACAAGTAA
- the efp gene encoding elongation factor P: MISSNDFRTGVTVELDGSVWRVVEFLHVKPGKGSAFVRTKLKNVQGGNTVEKTFRAGETVPQANLEKRTMQHTYKDGEEFVFMDMQTYEETRMSGENLGDRINFLKEEMEVNVIFWDERVLEIELPTSVVLEITDTDPGVKGDTATGGTKPAIVETGAQVMVPLFISIGEKIKVDTRDGSYLGREN, from the coding sequence ATGATTTCTAGTAATGACTTTCGCACAGGGGTTACTGTTGAGCTTGATGGCTCTGTCTGGCGAGTAGTAGAATTTCTTCACGTCAAACCAGGCAAAGGTTCTGCTTTTGTCAGAACTAAGCTCAAAAATGTGCAAGGGGGTAATACGGTAGAAAAAACCTTTCGCGCTGGTGAAACTGTTCCCCAAGCAAATTTAGAAAAGCGCACCATGCAGCACACCTACAAAGATGGAGAAGAATTTGTCTTTATGGATATGCAAACCTATGAAGAAACGCGCATGAGTGGAGAGAACTTGGGCGATCGCATTAATTTTCTTAAAGAAGAAATGGAGGTTAATGTTATTTTCTGGGACGAAAGAGTATTGGAGATCGAGTTACCTACTTCAGTAGTCTTAGAAATTACCGATACCGATCCTGGAGTTAAAGGAGATACGGCGACAGGAGGTACAAAACCTGCCATCGTTGAAACTGGAGCGCAGGTAATGGTACCTTTGTTTATCTCTATCGGTGAAAAAATTAAAGTTGATACTCGTGATGGTTCTTACTTGGGTAGAGAAAATTAA
- a CDS encoding polysaccharide deacetylase family protein, with product MMNLTQELANGVAQMFPDAIFYKKTTEKVVALTIDDAPCYQDREDFGTKLILKAIATHNRQYSQLEPARATFFIISSHLCPDSQIIPEIVANGHEIGNHGVIDETHAWLTPQQFEQQLKEAHEKLLELTGNNEIRWYRPGRGLYNQKMLQAIANLTAAENYDLRLVLASMIPFDTFDFANHPWLTATYTRQMIFPGAILVFHANSLKVAQNTALALETILKDLRQRDYRIVTVSELLDKR from the coding sequence ATGATGAATTTAACTCAGGAACTAGCAAATGGTGTAGCTCAAATGTTTCCTGATGCTATTTTCTATAAAAAAACTACCGAAAAAGTAGTTGCTTTAACTATTGACGATGCGCCCTGTTATCAGGATCGAGAAGATTTTGGTACTAAACTGATTTTAAAGGCAATCGCAACGCATAATCGGCAATATAGTCAACTAGAACCAGCTAGAGCCACTTTTTTTATCATTAGCAGTCATTTGTGTCCAGATTCGCAAATTATACCCGAAATTGTCGCTAATGGTCATGAAATAGGCAATCATGGCGTTATTGATGAGACTCATGCGTGGTTGACTCCCCAACAGTTTGAACAACAGTTAAAAGAGGCTCATGAAAAATTATTAGAGCTTACGGGGAATAATGAGATTCGCTGGTATCGCCCTGGAAGAGGCTTGTATAATCAAAAAATGCTCCAGGCGATCGCCAATTTAACGGCAGCAGAAAACTACGATCTTAGGCTAGTGCTGGCTTCGATGATTCCTTTTGATACTTTCGATTTTGCTAATCATCCTTGGTTAACGGCAACGTATACTAGACAAATGATTTTTCCTGGGGCAATTTTAGTCTTTCATGCCAATTCGTTGAAAGTAGCCCAAAATACGGCACTCGCTCTAGAAACTATCTTAAAAGACTTAAGACAAAGAGATTATCGTATCGTCACCGTCAGCGAACTGTTAGACAAAAGGTAA